Genomic window (Nymphaea colorata isolate Beijing-Zhang1983 chromosome 1, ASM883128v2, whole genome shotgun sequence):
ATGTTGGGGAAGAAATGAGGAGCATGAAAGGGCACCTGCTAAAGTACCCAATTAAGGTTGGAAAGGATGGCCATGTTGGGCCATTGCCTGGGTACGAGTGCTTTCCAGATGTGGGTGGTAAGGTTCTTGGTGCATATTCATCTCTTCCTGATGTTCTCACCACCTAGACATACGCTGattaaggaagaaaaaaactatttttaggCTTGGAAAGAGCAAACGTCCCCTACCAAATGAACTGTAACAGAATCTCTTACTGAAAAATGCATAAGCTGACTAAAACTTGTCCAGATCATGGCAGCTATACTGGATAGACCTGCAGAAGCGGGAGAACACATTCTCTTGTTTGATTATTTCGTAAGTCAAATGACTTCTCAGAACGAATGCTCCATCTCCACCATGTCATAGCACCGTGGATACTGGACACAGCAGATGAGCAGATGCATCGTGTGCACAGGGAAACCTGCATTGGACATGGTAGACTATATGCACGACTTCATTTTGTATATTTTGGTAATGAATTGTAATTACATTTTCATTCCAGAATTTATCATCAATTCTGTATAGAATTAATCATTTGAATTTCATTAAACATAATATGTCCTGAGTTATTAAACTGCAACTTTTTAGGATGAAATTGCCTTATTGCTTTAGGTAGCTACTCTTGAACAGACGTTATGAGCAGTTTCCTTTTTTCCATCGCCTAGTTGGGAACTCTATAGTCTCTGACCAACAAGGATGAACATACAGTAGCCTATATTTGTGGAAGAGAGCCTGGTCATTAGCAGCAGATATTGTTGTTATTGATCTTAGACATGCCTGATTTTCTGTAATTCATGGTGTTGTAAAGGTGATCATTCTTGTCTAATGTCCTAAACTTGAAtacctcttttcttttttaatatgtaAGTCTTGCAAATAATCTGATGGTTTTGAGCCCCAGAATGGCCTAAAGATACCAAAGCTTATTATGGTTTATCAAAGTCCCCAAACAGGCAAATCAATCATTCTGACAACAAAACATAGTTGCAGTTGCAAAATGTGGATTTACAAGCCAGCTGATGCTTCCTTCACTTGGCTATGAAGTTACATTTAGGACCTTCAAGCTAGAGGAGTTCAATAGTTAAATACCTGGGGTTGCTTCTCTTGAGAAGTTAAAGGTTGTCTTTCTTCTCCAGCTTCTCCTGGGCTTTAAACACGGTATAGGATGTCCTTGGCTATATATCTGTAAGCAAAACATCCTTGTGATGAAAGGCTTTAtagatttttgagaaaattttgagatttgaAAGAACTGACAAGAAAAACGGTATACATACTAATAAGAAATTTAATGAGATTTTACTTTGTATCACCATATGATCGGGACACTTTTTACCAGGAAATCTTTGAATCACCATATGATCAAGTCACTTGCTACGAGAAGATGTTTAAATTGTGTATGGTTATATGATATGCCAAGGTTTCTTCTCAAGAACATCTGAAATGTCCACCGTCCCCTTTGGTGATGGACGGTCATCATTGTGTCCATTAGAGATGTATTTTCTAGTGGGCTGCATTACCCGAGTTGCAAATTACACAATTAACTGGAAGAACATGGTTTGACAGATGACTGGATCTTCTCTCCTTTGATCCAACACATGCCAACAATAAGCTCTTAAGAACTTTAATCAGAAAAACAAGTCTTCTCTCCCTTGATCCAATCAATGCCCAACTCTTCAGAAAAGAACTTTGATAAGAAGATCAGTCATAATCAATCAGGCCAAGTGGCGCTCCAGTTGGTTTGATTCACAAACAGACGCAGTATCGGATCCATTTTGCATCTGCATCACAAGAAAATCAACTAATTTGGGTATGGATGAGAACCAGTTCAGACTTTATGTCCATGGATCGACCCATTCAAGCCTGGTTTCGTTTGTAAGTCCATCATAAGAGGCTGTTTAGGATAAAGAACACTATGTGACAGTTTTATGAACATACCTTAAATATGGGCACAGATTCACAAAACACTTGTTCAAGTAgttcatgaatctactttaatacttgagatagattcatagaaTGCTCACACAATGTTCCTCATGCCAAACAGCCTCTTAAGAGTCAAGTTCAGCACCAATGAGCATGGCCCATCGACTATGGACAGACTCTTGACATGGACCATTTTTCCTTGTCAAAACCACTAAAGTCCAGGCTTAGGCTGCATTTCGGATTCCGCACTAGCTAATTTGATCAGCTGGGCCCAGGTCCTGCCCTTGTGGAATTTGTAAGCCAAATCTGGCCtttatgaaataaaatgtaCAAGAAGAataatgtatgtttttttttttaagatccCACTCGGGCTTAAACGTGTGAGTGTGAGATAACTAGAGCACAGTTTGTTTAGTATTCGAGCTAAACGTGTGAGCTTGAACTCAGCTCATTTATCCTAAGAGTCAAGCTCGATCTGAGCTTAaccaagttgagctcgagtcgagttccagTTGCTCAACTTGCGTTTGAACTTGGTTTGGAACTGACCCCGCCATGGGCTAACCTGAACCCTGTATGTAAAATTTAGAGACCAAACCAGGCAAGAGACCCACTATCTTACTTGGCCAAACGAGTCAGATTTGGTTCTTCGACCTCGACCTAGATTGCTCAAAGAAgtccaattaaaaaaaaagaaaagaaacttatTAGAATTTAACAaacaatataattataataatatgtTAATGCcatatcaattttgttttatttgatgttCCCAATCATGCATAATACGACTCAAGACAAAGAATCAAAATTGACCAGTGCACCATGGATCTTTTGCCATATCAACAAAAGGGTGGCACTTCAGATTCACATAAAATCCATTGGTTCCAAAACAAGAGTAATCAAACGTCTCCGAAAGTTATGGTAAGTTACGCAAAAGAACACCGAGAAAATGCTCAACAGCATAATTCGAGACTTTAACAAAGCAAATGCCTAGATGAATTCGTCGATGCAGAAGGGTACGACCATCTGTGTCAATTGATTATAGTTCAGGTATGAATTTGGAAAACTCAGTTCACATCTCATCGCCCAGAGGCTACAGGGACGTTCAAACTTCCAAGTCTGAACCCCCATGCACTTAAAAGCTTCAACTGCAGAGACACGCTTTAGCTCGTCTGGCCTTCGTTCCAGTATGCCGTTTTTCCTCAAGTACCTTATTGGGATTTCAgaatgtttcatttttttcaagaccCAGAGAAATTTCACCTCAAAGTCCAACACCCACTCAGATAACAGCGGGAATGGACTCTGCTCCATGATGAGGGAGTTGGGTTCTCTGTGTAAGGATGGACTGGTAAAAGAAGCCATGGAATTGTGGGCATCAATGGAGTTTCATCTTGGTTTTCATTCAGATTCTGCTACATACACAGGCCTCATACAAGCTTGTGTGAGAAACAAGTCTCTGTATCATGGAAAGCTCATCCATGGGAGGATGATCAAGAACCCATTCAAGTCATGCATTTTTCTTGAGAACAATCTTCTGAATATGTATAGCAAATGTGGGTGTTTTAGCTATGCACGCCGTTTATTTGCTCAAATGTCGAAGCCAAATATTGTCTCATGGAATGCGTTGATTTCTGGGTATGCTCAGTCGGGTCTCCACGTTGAAGCGTTGGCGGACTTCCGGAATGCTCTGATGACGGGGATCTTCCCTGATCGTTACACTCTGAGTTCTGCATTGAGTGCTTGTGGGCAGGCGATGGATTTCGATGCAGGGAGGCAAATTCATGGGAGAATTGTCACGGGAGGATTTGAATCGCAGCTTTTTGTGGTCAATTCTCTCATTGACATGTATAGTAGATGCGGTCAGGTGGATGAAGCCCAAAATGTTTTTCATGGTTCCTTGGAGTTGGATGAGGCCTCGTACAATACATTAATTTCTGGCTATAGTCGAACAGGAAATGTAGACGAAGCTTGCAGAATTCTGGTTGGGATGCTTCGTGCTGGATTGAAGATGAACAGCTACGCTGCTGGAAGTTGCCTCAAGGTGTGTGCTGATAGTAGTGATAGCGCTTTCGCTGGCAAACAGATTCATGCGTCACTGTTAAAGACTGGACTTTTATCTGATGTTGTGGTTGGCTGTGCAACTCTTGATATGTATGCAAAGAGTGGGTCGATAAGTGATGCAGAGAAGATCTTCAATGAGTTGCCCAACCGGAATATTGTCGCATATAATGCGATGATTGCAGGAACCACACAAAATTTAAATGGTGGTACAGAAAAAACAGCTCTGCAGCTCTTCCTGGAGATGCAGAGGAATGGAATGAAGCCCTCAAATTTCACGTTCTCATCCATTCTCAAAGCCTGTGTGATGCTTGATGCATTTGATGAAGGGAAGCAAATACATGCTCACATAATCAGGAATATGCTTCATTCTGATGAGTTCATCGGCAGTGCACTCATTGATTTGTATGCCAAAGCGGGGGAGATTGGTGATGGTTTGATATGCTTCTCATCAACTCCGAAACAAGACTCTGTTTCTTGGACTGCAGCAATTGCAGGGAGTATCTGGAATGGGCAGTTTGAAGAAGGAATAAAGTTGCTTCATCAAATGCTTGCTGCTGGACTGAAACCAGATGAGTACACAGTCTCCAGTGTGCTGAGTGCCTGTGCGAGCTTGGCTTTAGCGTGCCTTGGTGCCCAAGTTCATGCTTATACGGTAAAATCTGGCATAAACTATCTTACTGGTACTACAAACGCTCTTATATGCATGTACGCGAAGTCTGGTGAGGCCGAGAAAGCAGAACAACTATTTGAGCAGACCCCGAACAGAGATGTCATTACTTGGTCTGCATTGATCTCTGCACATGCTCATCAGGGCTCGGCAACTAAAGCATTCCAAGTTTTCAATCGCATGAAGGAATCAGGGGAACTCCCAAACGAGATCACGTTCCTTTCTGTACTAACTGCCTGCAGCCATGCAGGATTGGTGGATGAAGGCTTCATTTTCTACAAAAGCATGATCAGAGAACACAACATCAGCCCAAACGTCAAGCACTCTGCTTGCATTGTTGACTTGCTTGGCCGTGCTGGGAAGCTAACTGAGGCTGAACAGTTCATCAGCACATCCGGGTTTGAGAATGACCCTACCATATGGCGAGTGCTTCTGGGTGCTTGCCGGAATCACGGCGACATAACAACTGGAAAACAGGCAGCTGAGCGAGTAATTGAACTTGAACCGCATGCGTCATCTGCATACGTACTGCTATACAACATGCACGTTTCCAAAAGACAATTGGCACAGGCAAAAGAGATGAGGAAACTAATGGTGCTAAGAGGGGTTAAAAAAGAGCCAGGTTTGAGCTGGATTGATACAAGAAAACAGACGCATTTGTTTGTGTCATGTGACAAAGCACACCCTCAAACAGAACTGATTTACCGGAAGCTGGAGAATGTGCTTGAGAGAATTAAAGCAATGGGTTATGTTGATAACCAGGAACTGCTGTTCTTGCATGATGAAGATGACCAGGAGGGAAATACTCGGCATTACCACAGTGAGAAATTGGCTGTGGCTTTTGGGTTGATGAGTTTGCCTGCAAATGTTGCAGTAAGGGTGATGAAAAATCTGAGAGTATGTGGTGACTGCCACTCATTTATGAAATTTGTATCTAAAAGTGAAAATAGGGAAATTGTCTTGAGAGATTGTATACGTTTCCACCATTTTAGAGGTGGCCTTTGTTCTTGCAAAGATTATTGGTAAtcttttttctcgtttttcaTTGATTGTCCCTAGCGATCATTTACGTATGATGGTGGTCATGCTGCTAGAACACTGCAGCATgccatgaatttgccccaatATGTGGGATAtattgaaacaaattcataaaacctTGTGTTAGTGTTCTTGCCACCAAACACTCCCTTAGGATTGAAGAGGTACAAACAAGTCGTTGTATTCAATGTCGTGAGGATTGGCCTGAAGCAGTACATGACAAAACAATTCAACTTTATGACCGAGTTAAGGGTATTAAATGTCAGCTTATaaccattttaaaaatatcttagcatttttatcattttcaactaattatatacatgtagatattaatttctgaaaatgaattttcaaatattttagtaAGGCTTAATTGCTCTTTTGGCAGTAAAAGAAACGAGATTAATACTTGTCCTTAGGGGCTACACACGCCTTGGGATTGTGAAGGGGATCTAACCGTTTGAATAACAGCCGAAGTCCTGCTCGTGACGCTAATCTCCTTGGGGCTGGTGGATTTATACAATTGCTGGACGCAAACCTAAACAAAAGCTCTCGGGTCTGGCAAATGAAAACTCGATCTATTTTAATATTAAGACATCGATCTTGCTACATCATTTTGCATCTGAATCCAAGTCCTAATTGAAGACACAATTGAAAgctgaatctgaatttaattTGAAGtcagatctgaatttgatttagAAAAGTTCCAAGTGATTCAGTTTGCACAATCCATTTGGCCTACTTGGAGCCAAGATACAACTAGAGTGAGAACCGAAAACGATTCCCATAGGTGCCGGATCTTGGTTTATGACAACCTAAAAATAACCCACTCAAATGAGTCGATGATTGATAATTCAACATTTCCCTCTGCAAAGTATTAAAAAATCTAGTGTTGCTCGAAAATATGAATCATCAATTAGGTTTACAGCGAAACTCACTTGAGAGTCATACACCACAACTTAGTGAGAACGATGATAGCACATGGAATGACCGTGAGCATGTATACATGTAATCAGATCAGTTCAAGGATTAAATATTATTACTAAATTATGATCATAAACATCGCAAAGATGTCAGTAGTCCAAGAATAATAAAGAATAAGCACTCCAATCTATATCAAACTCGCCTAAGTACAGAAAAGCTGAAGCGCCCATTTGTGTAAGCAGGCACCTCCTGCTCTTTTGTAGCTGAAGTACGCAGTGTTTGTCACAAAAGTATGTCCCCTACTACGCCCCTTGCTACATACACCTCAGTGGTACAAGCCAAAAACAAGAGGAAACATGAGCAAAACTCGAGGACTCACTCACTGAACTCGGTGCTTCCACTCCGAGAGCTACTACCAGTCCTGCTATGAAGAGACAAACTGCCAAGCATTTGACCCACCTTGACTGATCCCACCTGCTTCTCTCTGAAAAACAGCTCTCTCTCCTTGTGTTTGGCTGGTGGAGGTGGGATCACAGCAGGCACCTGAGGTGGTGCTGGTTCTCGAGGCTCTATTCTTAGGGGTGAACGGTTCACGCTGAGACCAACTGGCGGGTGTGGCCTCTCAAATGAGAAGGAACCTGATGAACTGGATGATGAGCATTCAGCTTGATCTTCCCTCCAAGCATGTGCACATGCCTTCCCTTTTCGGGCTCTGgaaaatgaaatgcaaaatattaattagaatcaaaataaaatagtaGTCTACTCCAGTTGATAGATTCACCTAAATCAGATAAAATCTTAAAAACAGAGAACATATGGGGGCAATGTTTTGAATCCCAACTCCAGACTCCAACTCGTCCATTCTTCAGTTGGGACTTGGTCAACTCAGTGATTCAGGCCTGGTTTTGTTAACTATtgtcttttgaaagaaaaacaatatataacttgtcatttaaagataaaaatgttgtaaaatgaTGATTACGtgtataacaaaaataatatgaCACAAATAAATCAACTCAACATCCAGTAAAGTAACAGCTAGGTTACATTTACTCGTGGTAATAAGAACTTGGACAATTATGCTGCTTCTGCTACTCTACAGttgcatatttcaaaattgaGTAGCAAGAACcaatatataatgaaaaataattaaaaaaaaaaagagaattaaaaTCAATATATTTAGCTATCAAATAGTTAACAAGCTtttcatgtatgtatatattacgtaaatctaaaaatccaaaagTTAAAAGCCCAAtgctttaaaaattgaaataaatagaTAACGATACCCGAAGTGAAGCTTCAtcaacttttaactttttatttgcattaagaacatttaataaatgaacaatagttctaaattcttatatttcaataagttagaagatttatataaaaaataaagtgaaaCAGTAGTTAGCAAAATATAAAGTTTATTACTGGATTTTACCAAGTCATTTCTGGTTTTGGCTGAGTCAAACCATGTTTGGACCTAGTCAAGCTGAGTTACGGTCGAGTCAAGCCAAGTCACTGCCGAGTCATACTGCAGCTGGTAGACAGATTACACCATGTCTGTTAGGGAACCACTCATGCATCATGGCACGAATCATGCATCAAAACATTCAGGCTCTGCATAGGCAACCTTCTTCTAAAAGAAAGTGATAGGAAGattcttttttaaatgttatgACAATAATAAACTTTCTGGAAGAACCATGCAAAGAGAGTGAATTTTCCATATACTATTGTCACACAAATCTTGACAAACCATAGACAAAGTTTTCAGTTATTGATATCTTCTAGAGCAAATAGTGACTGGTCTTTTATAGTCATTCACTAAACAGATTCAAAACAAGGCAGACAGCTTTCCTGACATAGTAATGGTCACGGCTGCAGCTTGAGGTTGATCTTGGTGATTATGATGTGTGTATGGTACATATTTGGACCAAGATAAAGATTTTAAGGAAGTAGTTCATATAGGAGCATGCAGATCCTGATAGTCATGAAAAAAACTAGCCCTATAATTATATGAATGTCATTACAGCCACATGTGAAAAGAATCCTTTAAAGTCGACCTGGATATGATAACAAATCAATATCACCATTAGCAAATTTTTCAGTAAGTTGGTAACAGATAGATTTTACCTTCGAAATAGTCTATCaggctcttcttcttctgtttcttcatGATTGACAGCAATGCTACAGGAATTAGGAAGTGAGAGGAGTGCGTCATGCTTTGTAAGCAATTTCTGCAGCTGATCATTTAGTTCAATTGCTTGGGAAACTAGTTTTTCATCACTGCAAAGATAAAAGTTACGTTTACTTAGCAATTAGCATGTAAACTAAGTGGCATAGTGGCCACCAATCTCTTAGATTAAAGGCCGAGAACATGCTAGCAGCTCTGGAGACAGTGTGTTTGGCAATTATAGACCACCGTATAACTAAAGAAATATAGTAGCTTAATGTAAATTGATACTGTTTCTGGCAGTTAAAGGCCTCcctaaaaggctaaaacatGAGAAGAAGCACTGCCTAAACATTTACATATTGAACTCAATTCCTTTGTTTGGCTTTACATGCTATAACCACTTCTAAAGCTACATAACTTTTTAAACAGAGGTAATATCCTCACCGTGAAGTCATCACCAGGTGCATCACTCGCTGTTTGTGAAATGAACATTGCTCTACAAGGTCCAGGGTGAATTCGTCAGTTGCTCCCTATGAAAGATGAAAGGAGACAGAATTTAAATGTTGATTAGAATTCAATTACCAGAAACTTTATCGAAAGTAGATTTACTATGACAACATCCACTCTGGttaataaaaatataagtagtggcaaaataaaaatgtgatgAAATCAGCAGATGGAGCCAATGTCATCAAGCAGATGAAAAGTTCCGTACACCAATATGCTTACTTTCATAAAAATGGATTTTTTCCCCACTTTTCCATACCTCAGGATGTAAGGGATCAACTGCATCCAGCACTTCTCGCAAGAGTTCCATGACATTAGTTGCTTTCTCGATGATGCTGAAattgacaaaaagaaattttacaagGAGATCAAATAGTAAAACTTCAAATGCTTCAAtgcatattcttttcttttcaaatgtaACATATCACAATCCACATGAACATGACTTTCGGAAGACAAGAACACTAATTACCTTGAATCTGGGGCACTCTTGGAATTTGGTGGCTGAGGGACGGTCTGAGGTTTCTGAGGAACAGCAGCCTCCGTGGGCAAGTCATTAGCTTGGATCTGAGCCAGAAGAGTTGATGCTGGAACTGTAGTACGACTAGGAAATTGTACACGTGAACGCTGTCCACAAGTAATTATAtctgttaatttttttctgaaggAAAATGTGTACAAGAATCTGCAGCTAAATTCATCTCCTAAACTATAGGAAACAGTACAAACAAGCCCATCCTCTAACTAGACCATTTTAATAGTCACCTGTTGTattaaaagaaatggaaacacTTCAAATCAGCTTTCCAACAGGTAGATAAGAGTTTCTAATATGAAGGTAAATTCTGATATCATGCTGAACCACAAcaatatatgaaaaagaaaaaaaaaatgaaacacaaaagaaattcTACACAGCTTACCATGAGTCTTCCTTTACGTAGAAAGACATGgtgtttattttaattttgcATACTTAAACACGTGAAGCTTCAGTGATGCCCCATAATCAGATTTCTTCTTGTGTGAAATATCTAGTTACTTTTCGTGTGtttctgtatgtgtgtgtatacaaaTAATAGCTTGGAGCACGTGGAAAGGCAAAGTGTATTAATAAAAACCATGCAACAACTCATAATTATCTCATTAGCACATGGAAAGGCACTCCATTCACAGTTCATATAAGCTTAAGGCCACATAGAACAAATTTAATGAAGCAAACAAGGTGTACCAATAAAAACCATACAGCAATGCCAGCAAGTTGTAATTGTCTCATTACTATAAGCATTAAGCAAACAAAATGCTATAATGTTCAAAACAGTCCAACTTACTCTTTCATGGATTGAGATTAGCATTGTTAATAACTATACAAATTGGTTGTCCAAACAGGGGACTGTCCACCAACAATTGCTTAGTCCCGCATGTGGTTCCTTGCTTTACTCCAGGAGCAGATGGACACCAAGCACAAGGAGTGAATCAAACTCCATGCTAGTTAATTAGTCAGTTCTTCTAAAAATAGTAAATTAGCAAGATGTCAGCTTTTGTCCATTTGGTGGCTGCAAAACTTAGCGTGCTAATGGACTAGGCAGTTATTTGTCCAGACTAAGCAAAAACTAGAGCTGGAATGAGCATCAAATTTGTCAGAAAAGAACCTTTTAATTTGTGCAAGCATGAATATGTAGCACTGAATAGTGGTAATCTCAAACTGCAACCAAGTGCTCAAATAAGCAAATTCAATGCATTCAAACCAACAAAGACAAAGTATGTATATCTTTCACAAAGCAATACACAGAATATGGACCATCCATCTGACATATCTAACATTTACTTACCACCAAATCATAATATGCTGCATAATATTGAGGAAATTTTCCAGAAGCTCCACCAACAGCAGTTTGTGTTGCatccaagagaagaaatatctTCTCTCTGACTGGCAAATCTGACTGTCATAATGAAGGGTAAGTATCAAGTTTCTCCTCAACATACTTCCAGCATAACAAAAATAGCCAACCAAGAAGCATAGTTTAAGGTGGGAATATGAAAACATGCACTACGAACTTTCTACATTTAAAGGTAGAGATCAACCTTTTTCTTGACAATCTTTACCAGCATCTGTAGGACACCCTTATCAATTACCAATCTGTGAATGTGTTCCCCACAATTATTCATCAACATCTCTAACAACTGCGACAGCAAAAGATGTTTGTTGGTTATACAATATGATGGTGTCCATTAACAACACAGAACATTTTAAGTAAACACCAAATTTCCTAGTTTATGCAGATggagaatgaagaaaatttttcatgcCAATATAACATAAACACATCTATTATATTTGAAGTATACTTCACTGAAgttatttcttgttttcttaaaATGCCACAGTATCAATCAAGTTTTTAGATGTGTTGGACTGCCAAGTGGGAAGTGTTTTTTTAAGATGACATGTTCCAGTTCTCCCTTATTGCAAAATCCTTGGGTGCCTAATAAGTCTCCCTCCCTCCTGCTCAGGCCTTAAGGACAAGGAGACATAATTTGGGCATTGAATTAGTGCTCCTTCACCAATACCTTGTGGAACAATGTAGATTGGTTTCATACtttcatttataaaacattttaaaatttctgagAAGCAAAAGGTTTCGTCTTGGATCAGGCTCAAAACAAATGCATGTCCTGACAACAATTTAATCTGACTATTGCAATATGGTAACCATaccacctatgtcacataggtacgggtacgccATTTTCTCCAATCTTAGTACGGTGGTATagtgataattatatatttttaactctaaaaaaaaaattgatatcatcacatcattaagacaatgttACTTTCATAGctcctacatataatctcataaaaaaacataaatagactTCAACAATGTCTCTTTTATGGTTTGGATTGGTTCAGACCCAAAACCCATCCAAACGTACCCAGTCGTATCCCGTACTGGTTTTGCTGAAACAGTACGCTAATGACGGTACATTTACGTGGGCCTTCCCCACGTACCACTGTGGCTTAGCATACCACCAATATCAAAGTTCTGAAAATCttgcattttgattctaaaacaGCTTCAAAGAATAAAATCAAGCAAATCTCATGATActttcaaatataacaaaaaaattcacAGCATGCCAGAAAAAGAACATCTGTTCACATACAAACACACATACGTGCTGGAATGTGGGTTTCTAGAATATGAACACTGACAAATATGAGAACTTGTAATGTGCCCTTCAAAAAGGTTGCATACTCGCCTTATTGATGGGATTGGCATTCCGTATGTCCATAAGCTCTATAATCAAATAATTGTTATTGGTGCAACCAAGTATTCACATTTGGTGATTTATgcatgcatttatatatatatatatatatatatataggaaaacagTAGTTACCAAACACTCATATACCAGACTTAATGGGAATTATATATATCATTGATGCCAATAAGATCAGATAGTGGAGATTTATAAAGTGCAGATATAGAAGCCAAACTGTTTTTTCAAGGGTCCGAAACACCCTTCAAAGAAGGGGAAGATAGAGAAAATGAgggaaacaaatgagtttctttAAGTAaattcttttgtctttgcatTTTAACGTCTTGAAAGAACAGCTTGGCTTCTATATTTACAACTTAATATCTACAACCTGACCTCCTTGGGATTGATGGCCTACATGATTCACATTAAAGTATGGTATATGAGGGTTGGACAACTACCTGTTTTttcctacacacacacacacatatatatatattgaaatatgtTGGCTGGCAGATGTTGCCGGATGGCTGAATATTCAAAAGGCTGTGGCCAAATTTctaaaaacaccataaactATCAATATACGATAAACTGTTTTTAGTGCTTCTGTTGCATGGTGTTTTTATGGACAGTTTACAAATATTTTATCATCTGCAGCcggttgatttcaattccttatatATACTCCACTCATTTTATAGCTTAAGAAGCCTTGTGAATTTCACCATTGTTAGTGCTA
Coding sequences:
- the LOC116252868 gene encoding pentatricopeptide repeat-containing protein At3g13880 gives rise to the protein MHLKASTAETRFSSSGLRSSMPFFLKYLIGISECFIFFKTQRNFTSKSNTHSDNSGNGLCSMMRELGSLCKDGLVKEAMELWASMEFHLGFHSDSATYTGLIQACVRNKSLYHGKLIHGRMIKNPFKSCIFLENNLLNMYSKCGCFSYARRLFAQMSKPNIVSWNALISGYAQSGLHVEALADFRNALMTGIFPDRYTLSSALSACGQAMDFDAGRQIHGRIVTGGFESQLFVVNSLIDMYSRCGQVDEAQNVFHGSLELDEASYNTLISGYSRTGNVDEACRILVGMLRAGLKMNSYAAGSCLKVCADSSDSAFAGKQIHASLLKTGLLSDVVVGCATLDMYAKSGSISDAEKIFNELPNRNIVAYNAMIAGTTQNLNGGTEKTALQLFLEMQRNGMKPSNFTFSSILKACVMLDAFDEGKQIHAHIIRNMLHSDEFIGSALIDLYAKAGEIGDGLICFSSTPKQDSVSWTAAIAGSIWNGQFEEGIKLLHQMLAAGLKPDEYTVSSVLSACASLALACLGAQVHAYTVKSGINYLTGTTNALICMYAKSGEAEKAEQLFEQTPNRDVITWSALISAHAHQGSATKAFQVFNRMKESGELPNEITFLSVLTACSHAGLVDEGFIFYKSMIREHNISPNVKHSACIVDLLGRAGKLTEAEQFISTSGFENDPTIWRVLLGACRNHGDITTGKQAAERVIELEPHASSAYVLLYNMHVSKRQLAQAKEMRKLMVLRGVKKEPGLSWIDTRKQTHLFVSCDKAHPQTELIYRKLENVLERIKAMGYVDNQELLFLHDEDDQEGNTRHYHSEKLAVAFGLMSLPANVAVRVMKNLRVCGDCHSFMKFVSKSENREIVLRDCIRFHHFRGGLCSCKDYW
- the LOC116259212 gene encoding TOM1-like protein 5 isoform X2 → MLGILQESMSAQLVSLATNEKLKEPDWARNIEICEEASYSPEKAKDVIKAIKKRLSSKNQNSQLLAVVLLEMLMNNCGEHIHRLVIDKGVLQMLVKIVKKKSDLPVREKIFLLLDATQTAVGGASGKFPQYYAAYYDLVRSRVQFPSRTTVPASTLLAQIQANDLPTEAAVPQKPQTVPQPPNSKSAPDSSIIEKATNVMELLREVLDAVDPLHPEGATDEFTLDLVEQCSFHKQRVMHLVMTSRDEKLVSQAIELNDQLQKLLTKHDALLSLPNSCSIAVNHEETEEEEPDRLFRRARKGKACAHAWREDQAECSSSSSSGSFSFERPHPPVGLSVNRSPLRIEPREPAPPQVPAVIPPPPAKHKERELFFREKQVGSVKVGQMLGSLSLHSRTGSSSRSGSTEFSE
- the LOC116259212 gene encoding TOM1-like protein 5 isoform X1, whose product is MLGILQESMSAQLVSLATNEKLKEPDWARNIEICEEASYSPDRKAKDVIKAIKKRLSSKNQNSQLLAVVLLEMLMNNCGEHIHRLVIDKGVLQMLVKIVKKKSDLPVREKIFLLLDATQTAVGGASGKFPQYYAAYYDLVRSRVQFPSRTTVPASTLLAQIQANDLPTEAAVPQKPQTVPQPPNSKSAPDSSIIEKATNVMELLREVLDAVDPLHPEGATDEFTLDLVEQCSFHKQRVMHLVMTSRDEKLVSQAIELNDQLQKLLTKHDALLSLPNSCSIAVNHEETEEEEPDRLFRRARKGKACAHAWREDQAECSSSSSSGSFSFERPHPPVGLSVNRSPLRIEPREPAPPQVPAVIPPPPAKHKERELFFREKQVGSVKVGQMLGSLSLHSRTGSSSRSGSTEFSE
- the LOC116259212 gene encoding TOM1-like protein 5 isoform X3 gives rise to the protein MLMNNCGEHIHRLVIDKGVLQMLVKIVKKKSDLPVREKIFLLLDATQTAVGGASGKFPQYYAAYYDLVRSRVQFPSRTTVPASTLLAQIQANDLPTEAAVPQKPQTVPQPPNSKSAPDSSIIEKATNVMELLREVLDAVDPLHPEGATDEFTLDLVEQCSFHKQRVMHLVMTSRDEKLVSQAIELNDQLQKLLTKHDALLSLPNSCSIAVNHEETEEEEPDRLFRRARKGKACAHAWREDQAECSSSSSSGSFSFERPHPPVGLSVNRSPLRIEPREPAPPQVPAVIPPPPAKHKERELFFREKQVGSVKVGQMLGSLSLHSRTGSSSRSGSTEFSE